One Thermococcus celericrescens genomic region harbors:
- a CDS encoding Maf-like protein, with product MLVLASASPRRREILARFIREFEVIPSNASEECSIENPAEYALELARRKAREVHGRVSGTVIGADTVVSIDGHILGKPGSREEAFEMLRLLSGRVHRVTTGYCIIHEGREISGVAVTEVKFRELDDDIIGAYIDTGEPMDKAGAYGIQGKAGLFVEWIRGDYYNVVGFPLEIIWKLRELGFEVLSR from the coding sequence ATGCTGGTTCTGGCATCTGCTTCACCGAGGCGGCGGGAGATACTCGCCAGGTTCATACGGGAGTTCGAGGTTATTCCGAGCAATGCGAGCGAGGAGTGCAGCATAGAAAACCCCGCCGAGTACGCGCTCGAGCTGGCGAGGAGGAAAGCCAGGGAGGTGCACGGCCGCGTTAGCGGAACCGTTATCGGTGCCGACACCGTCGTCAGCATAGACGGCCACATCCTCGGCAAACCGGGGAGCAGGGAGGAGGCCTTCGAAATGCTCCGGCTCCTCAGCGGGAGGGTCCACAGGGTCACGACGGGCTACTGTATAATCCACGAGGGCCGGGAGATTTCGGGGGTTGCCGTCACGGAGGTCAAGTTCCGCGAGCTGGACGACGATATCATCGGGGCGTACATCGACACCGGCGAGCCGATGGACAAGGCGGGGGCCTACGGCATACAGGGGAAGGCGGGCCTCTTCGTCGAGTGGATCCGCGGGGACTACTACAACGTCGTCGGATTCCCGCTTGAGATAATCTGGAAGCTGAGGGAGCTGGGATTTGAGGTCCTATCACGTTGA
- a CDS encoding PINc/VapC family ATPase, whose translation MKVFVADTSVIVDGRLTQFLSSFGEKVKVVVPEAVIAEIEHQANEGKAIGHVGLEELKKLREMADSDRILLEFYGERPELWQIRRAKSGEIDSMVREAAQALGATLITGDRVQRDVAIAKGIDVVYLTAKKEVQHRLEDFFDETTMSVHLKGGMRPFAKKGRPGEWRLVPVRDEVLSDRELEEIADDIVERARRDPESFIELDEPGATVVQLRNYRIVIAKPPFADRIEITAVRPVRKLNIEEYELSEKLLERLADKAEGILIAGAPGEGKTTFAQALAEWYAGMGKIVKTMEKPRDLQVGEEITQYTALSGRMELTGDILLLVRPDYTIFDEMRKTSDFKIYADLRLAGVGMVGVVHATKPIDAVQRFIGRVELGMIPQIVDTVLFIKAGRVAKVLTLEYLVKVPSGMREEDLARPVIEVRDFETGELEYEIYTYGEEISVVPVKKEEKAPALKLAEKRLKQEIKKFLPDVYAEVEIVSPHKAVIYADEFDIPAIIGKKGKRITELEKRIGISIDVKSFTEREEAKPKEKLPVEIEEKKKTIVLRVSPDYAKRPLKFYGGEQYVFTATPSKKGLVKVSKSTPIGKELKRLLEAGIPIWATA comes from the coding sequence ATGAAAGTATTCGTTGCAGATACGAGCGTTATCGTCGATGGCAGGCTCACGCAGTTCCTTTCGTCGTTTGGCGAGAAGGTCAAGGTTGTGGTTCCCGAAGCCGTCATCGCCGAGATAGAGCACCAGGCAAACGAGGGAAAGGCCATAGGCCACGTGGGCCTCGAAGAGCTCAAAAAGCTCCGCGAGATGGCGGACAGTGACAGAATCCTCCTCGAGTTCTACGGCGAGAGGCCCGAGCTCTGGCAGATACGGAGGGCGAAGTCCGGCGAGATAGACAGCATGGTTCGTGAGGCCGCACAGGCCCTCGGAGCGACGCTCATCACGGGCGATAGGGTTCAGAGGGACGTGGCCATCGCCAAGGGCATAGACGTGGTCTATCTGACCGCGAAGAAGGAGGTACAGCACCGCCTCGAGGACTTCTTCGATGAGACCACAATGAGCGTTCACCTCAAGGGCGGCATGAGGCCGTTCGCAAAGAAGGGTCGGCCCGGCGAATGGAGGCTCGTGCCCGTCCGCGATGAGGTTCTGAGCGATAGGGAGCTTGAGGAGATAGCGGACGACATAGTGGAGAGGGCTAGGCGCGACCCCGAGAGCTTCATAGAGCTCGACGAGCCGGGCGCCACCGTCGTCCAGCTCCGCAACTACAGGATAGTCATCGCCAAGCCGCCCTTTGCGGACAGGATAGAGATAACGGCAGTTAGACCCGTCAGGAAGCTGAACATCGAGGAGTACGAGCTCAGTGAAAAGCTCCTGGAGAGGCTGGCGGACAAGGCGGAGGGCATACTCATAGCGGGAGCGCCGGGTGAGGGCAAGACGACCTTTGCCCAGGCCCTGGCGGAATGGTACGCGGGCATGGGTAAGATAGTGAAGACCATGGAAAAGCCCCGCGATCTTCAGGTGGGCGAGGAAATCACCCAGTATACGGCCCTGAGCGGCAGGATGGAGCTGACCGGCGATATACTGCTCCTCGTCAGGCCGGACTACACGATATTCGACGAGATGAGGAAGACGAGCGACTTTAAGATCTACGCCGACCTCAGGCTCGCCGGCGTCGGGATGGTCGGTGTCGTCCACGCAACGAAGCCGATAGACGCTGTCCAGAGGTTCATCGGAAGGGTCGAGCTGGGAATGATTCCCCAGATAGTTGACACAGTCCTCTTCATCAAGGCAGGGAGGGTCGCGAAGGTTCTCACGCTGGAGTACCTCGTCAAGGTGCCGAGCGGCATGAGGGAGGAGGACCTCGCCAGGCCCGTCATCGAAGTCCGCGACTTTGAGACCGGCGAGCTCGAGTACGAGATATACACCTACGGCGAGGAGATAAGCGTCGTCCCGGTGAAGAAGGAGGAGAAGGCGCCCGCACTAAAACTCGCGGAGAAGAGGCTCAAGCAGGAGATAAAGAAGTTCCTGCCCGATGTCTATGCGGAGGTCGAGATAGTCAGTCCCCACAAGGCGGTGATCTACGCGGACGAGTTCGACATCCCCGCGATAATCGGAAAGAAGGGCAAGAGAATCACCGAGCTGGAGAAGAGGATAGGGATAAGCATCGACGTCAAGAGCTTCACCGAGCGCGAGGAAGCCAAGCCCAAGGAGAAACTCCCCGTGGAGATCGAGGAGAAGAAGAAAACCATAGTCCTCCGCGTCTCGCCGGACTACGCGAAGAGGCCGCTCAAGTTCTACGGCGGCGAGCAGTACGTCTTCACGGCCACACCGAGCAAGAAAGGGCTCGTGAAGGTCAGCAAGAGCACGCCCATAGGTAAGGAACTCAAGAGGCTCCTTGAGGCAGGGATACCCATCTGGGCGACCGCTTGA
- the minD gene encoding cell division ATPase MinD: MGRLISIASGKGGTGKTTTTANLSIALGKMGYKVCAVDADLTMANLSLVMGIDDAYTTIHDVLSGRTDINNAIYATTYENVHVIPASIDWEHVIRADPRKLPETIKPLKKSFDFVIIDSPAGLQMDAMNAMMSGEEVLLVTNPEISCITDTMKVGMVLKKAGLVVLGFVLNRYGRSDNDIPPDVAEEVMEIPLLAVIPEDPPVREATLEGIPVVEYRPNSAGARAFMELAERITRIAGLKAKVMV, from the coding sequence ATGGGAAGGCTTATCTCAATAGCCTCCGGCAAGGGGGGCACCGGAAAAACCACCACGACCGCGAATCTCTCCATAGCACTTGGTAAAATGGGATACAAGGTCTGTGCAGTTGATGCGGATTTAACCATGGCCAATCTAAGCCTGGTTATGGGAATAGATGACGCTTACACGACGATCCATGACGTCCTCTCCGGCAGGACGGATATAAACAACGCCATATACGCCACGACCTACGAGAACGTCCACGTTATTCCCGCCTCTATAGACTGGGAGCACGTCATCCGGGCGGACCCAAGGAAGCTTCCCGAAACCATAAAACCCCTCAAAAAGAGTTTTGACTTCGTGATAATCGACTCCCCCGCGGGGCTCCAGATGGACGCCATGAACGCCATGATGAGCGGGGAGGAGGTTCTGCTCGTCACGAACCCCGAGATATCCTGCATCACGGACACGATGAAGGTGGGGATGGTTCTTAAAAAAGCCGGCCTCGTGGTTCTGGGCTTCGTGCTCAACCGCTACGGCAGGAGCGATAACGACATCCCGCCCGACGTAGCGGAGGAGGTCATGGAGATTCCCCTGCTGGCGGTTATCCCGGAGGACCCACCGGTAAGGGAGGCGACGCTTGAGGGCATTCCCGTCGTCGAGTACAGGCCGAACTCTGCCGGTGCCCGGGCATTCATGGAGCTGGCGGAGAGGATAACCAGGATAGCCGGTCTCAAGGCAAAAGTGATGGTGTGA
- the gyaR gene encoding glyoxylate reductase, whose amino-acid sequence MGPKVFITRAIPENGIELLREHFEVEVWEDEHEIPREVLLEKVRDVDALVTMLSERMDAEVFDSAPRLRIVANYAVGYDNIDVEEATRRGIYVTNTPDVLTNATADFAWTLLLAAARRLIEADGFIRSGEWKKRGIAWHPRMLLGHDVYGKTIGIVGFGRIGQAIARRAGGFGMRILYSSRARKPEAERELNAEFRPLDELLRESDFVVLAVPLTKETHCMIGERELKLMKPTAILVNIARGKVVDTEALVKALKEGWIAGAGLDVYEEEPYYHEELFNLDNVVLAPHIGSATHGAREGMAELVARNLIAFKNGEVPPTLVNGGVVKIRKPGFE is encoded by the coding sequence GTGGGGCCGAAGGTCTTCATCACCCGTGCAATTCCCGAAAACGGCATCGAACTCCTGAGGGAGCACTTTGAGGTCGAGGTCTGGGAGGACGAGCACGAGATTCCGAGGGAAGTCCTGCTCGAGAAGGTTCGCGACGTTGATGCACTCGTTACCATGCTGAGCGAGAGGATGGACGCTGAAGTCTTTGACAGCGCCCCCAGGTTGAGGATAGTGGCGAACTACGCGGTCGGCTACGACAACATAGACGTTGAGGAGGCAACGAGGCGCGGGATATACGTCACCAATACCCCCGACGTCCTCACCAACGCCACCGCTGACTTCGCCTGGACGCTTCTGCTCGCCGCCGCAAGGAGGCTCATAGAGGCGGATGGGTTCATCCGCTCAGGCGAATGGAAAAAGCGCGGTATAGCCTGGCACCCGAGGATGCTGCTGGGCCACGACGTTTACGGAAAGACCATCGGCATAGTCGGCTTCGGGAGAATCGGCCAGGCGATAGCAAGGCGCGCCGGGGGCTTCGGGATGAGGATACTCTACAGCTCAAGAGCGAGGAAGCCCGAGGCCGAGAGGGAACTCAACGCGGAGTTCAGGCCCCTCGACGAGCTCCTGCGCGAGAGCGACTTCGTGGTTCTGGCCGTCCCGCTGACGAAGGAGACCCACTGCATGATAGGCGAACGGGAGCTTAAGCTCATGAAGCCCACCGCGATACTCGTAAACATAGCGAGGGGCAAGGTCGTCGACACGGAGGCGCTCGTAAAGGCGCTCAAGGAGGGCTGGATAGCCGGTGCAGGCTTGGACGTCTACGAGGAGGAGCCGTACTACCACGAGGAGCTCTTCAACCTCGACAACGTGGTTCTGGCCCCCCACATAGGTAGCGCCACCCATGGTGCCAGAGAAGGAATGGCCGAGCTCGTGGCCAGGAACCTCATAGCCTTCAAAAACGGTGAGGTTCCGCCGACGCTCGTTAATGGAGGAGTGGTGAAAATTAGAAAGCCCGGATTCGAGTAG
- a CDS encoding DNA double-strand break repair nuclease NurA, with translation MERISDAHVRAMRDYLKNQLELMEELTREISKSYQWLPFPEPKRASVYAVDGSRMMKRLSGAIIYGVASVAIGENLYHWSEVGFVSPYKHVDERIRIHMELLEKRIGAMASEMGAELVLMDGTISGSIIRPPSYIGSNTDKMFKRHSDELVALADGFLKLLDEKWESWLETLERDGIINAPTLVARGDGRKGIFTLLKERGVEEAKITRWQDDYEDVIILLEYLEFLHALDRLLAARTAAIAKTFYRDDIVRQVWPGTPMLDVPVLDMISKEAGYVPFRYSREEKRKFPDVVEKLMDMGHFGNLMRLLDKTKDGYRVKVQPFYVRFVDGGVIYLLEVPGESERDALETLSMMLSVAEDEYVIPLEYAHHSVVIKKQEFDAYVSAVLSALVGEDERFLSFLRYGREPLE, from the coding sequence TTGGAGCGTATTAGCGACGCCCACGTAAGGGCGATGAGGGACTACCTGAAGAACCAGCTGGAGCTCATGGAAGAACTCACCCGGGAGATATCGAAGAGCTATCAGTGGCTGCCCTTCCCCGAGCCCAAAAGGGCCAGCGTTTACGCCGTTGACGGCAGCAGAATGATGAAGCGCCTCAGCGGGGCGATAATCTACGGCGTCGCCTCGGTCGCCATCGGGGAGAACCTGTACCACTGGAGCGAAGTCGGCTTCGTGTCGCCGTACAAGCACGTCGACGAGAGGATAAGGATTCACATGGAGCTCCTCGAGAAGCGCATAGGGGCCATGGCATCGGAGATGGGGGCCGAGCTGGTGCTGATGGACGGCACGATAAGCGGCTCGATAATTCGTCCCCCCAGCTATATCGGGAGCAACACGGATAAAATGTTCAAGAGGCACAGCGACGAGCTGGTTGCCCTGGCGGATGGCTTTCTAAAGCTCTTGGACGAGAAATGGGAGTCCTGGCTGGAGACGCTTGAGAGGGACGGCATCATAAACGCTCCGACCCTCGTTGCGAGGGGGGATGGCAGGAAGGGAATCTTCACGCTGCTCAAGGAAAGGGGCGTCGAGGAGGCCAAGATAACCCGCTGGCAGGACGATTATGAGGACGTGATAATCCTCCTGGAATACCTTGAGTTCCTCCACGCCCTCGACAGGCTCCTCGCCGCCAGAACCGCCGCGATAGCCAAAACCTTCTACCGCGACGACATAGTGAGGCAGGTATGGCCGGGCACCCCAATGCTCGACGTCCCTGTCCTAGACATGATTTCAAAGGAGGCGGGCTACGTACCGTTCAGGTACTCACGGGAGGAGAAGAGGAAGTTCCCGGATGTCGTGGAGAAACTTATGGATATGGGGCACTTTGGGAACCTCATGAGGCTCCTCGACAAGACCAAAGACGGCTACAGAGTAAAGGTGCAGCCTTTCTACGTCCGCTTCGTGGACGGCGGCGTCATATACCTTCTGGAGGTACCCGGTGAGAGCGAGCGGGATGCCCTTGAAACACTCTCGATGATGCTCTCCGTCGCGGAGGATGAATACGTCATCCCCTTGGAGTACGCCCACCATTCCGTTGTCATCAAAAAGCAGGAGTTCGACGCATACGTGAGCGCGGTGCTGAGCGCGCTGGTGGGAGAGGATGAACGGTTCCTGAGCTTCCTGCGCTACGGGAGGGAGCCGCTGGAGTGA
- the rad50 gene encoding DNA double-strand break repair ATPase Rad50 has product MRIRRIKIRNFRAHEMGEVEFSDGINLLIGQNGAGKSSILEAIFAALYMGHPSFPRGYLQANTRVGSTGGLGLTLEFEHNGKSYRIVRDSKKSELLEGRETIAEKSSDVARWVERNVYPIQVFTNALYIRQGEIEGIITNREVMEKVLRKVLGIEDYENAERNAADVIRELKRRREYLRKLIERKAEVEENLREAQRRFSETLRRISELRKRVGELEGAFRKAEEDYSRLKALKRELESLEKKRAVLEQRIEAERGRIEDYEAQIEEVKKEIGELEDKLARLKELEPLEKEYLKLKSLLSLKDELAKLETAEARLAEKKKTLEERAARIDEVSAKIAELEGEEKSLRETYEELKRKNGLYQRALQRKAEAERYLRELERAGVTPESLEKELKAVENAKEELENLREEVTGIREEIATLNGLKESLIENLSKLEGARVCPLCKRPIEEHDEEEIQAEYDAEITSIEKKLNKLSKKLKKLNEREIELKGIIKRESKLIRLKKTADLLREVEEKLAKYDLVELEKAAEEFEKAKARLIEIKKELRHLREELEELEKAKDELGRIEKKLQEIGRETGEIMERLKNEGFGSFEAVEERMKELEPSYREYLSLKDVPVQLERTKKKLSLLEKRLDESIEALRKLEGGFKELGAEMEKLSREFSEEAYAEAEKRYMATARELEKARTELKGAEELGDEMMKLLDELKAKRKEIEGAEKELETVEKAMADMTAFKEKVARLKAEEELRGLEEVQKLAGETFSEMTEGKYQGIKLKREKKFGKERIELKVLYAGNEVGLEFLSGGERIALGLAFRLALSLYKVGNLELLILDEPTPFLDEERRKKLVEIISSQLRKIPQVIIVSHDEELKDAADYVIRVLNVGGKSRVEVESIGAY; this is encoded by the coding sequence ATGAGGATAAGGAGAATAAAGATCAGGAACTTCAGGGCACACGAGATGGGCGAAGTGGAGTTCAGCGACGGCATAAACCTGCTGATAGGCCAGAACGGCGCCGGCAAAAGCTCGATCCTTGAGGCGATTTTCGCGGCCCTCTACATGGGGCACCCGAGCTTCCCGAGGGGCTACCTTCAGGCAAACACCCGCGTCGGCTCGACAGGGGGACTGGGATTAACACTGGAGTTCGAGCACAACGGGAAGAGCTACAGAATCGTCAGGGACTCCAAGAAGAGCGAGCTCCTTGAGGGCAGGGAAACGATAGCGGAGAAGAGCTCCGACGTGGCGCGCTGGGTCGAGAGGAACGTCTACCCAATCCAGGTATTCACCAACGCGCTCTACATAAGGCAGGGTGAGATAGAGGGTATAATCACGAACCGTGAGGTAATGGAAAAGGTCCTGCGCAAGGTTCTGGGCATAGAGGACTATGAGAACGCCGAGAGGAACGCGGCGGACGTGATAAGGGAACTCAAGCGGAGGAGGGAGTACCTCAGGAAGCTCATCGAGAGAAAGGCCGAGGTGGAGGAGAACCTCCGCGAGGCTCAAAGGCGCTTCTCCGAGACGCTGAGGAGGATAAGCGAGCTCCGGAAGAGAGTTGGAGAACTCGAAGGGGCCTTCAGGAAAGCGGAGGAGGATTACTCGCGCCTCAAGGCCCTGAAGAGAGAGCTTGAGAGCCTGGAGAAGAAGAGGGCAGTTCTTGAGCAGAGGATAGAGGCCGAGAGGGGTAGAATAGAGGACTATGAAGCCCAGATCGAGGAAGTAAAGAAGGAGATAGGAGAGCTCGAGGATAAGCTCGCACGCCTCAAGGAGCTCGAACCCCTCGAAAAGGAGTACCTGAAGCTGAAGTCGCTCCTCTCCCTCAAAGACGAGCTGGCAAAGCTTGAAACCGCCGAAGCAAGACTGGCGGAAAAGAAAAAGACCCTTGAGGAGAGAGCCGCCAGGATCGATGAGGTCTCCGCAAAGATAGCGGAGCTCGAAGGGGAGGAAAAGTCCCTCCGCGAGACCTACGAGGAGCTGAAGAGGAAGAACGGCCTCTACCAGCGCGCCCTCCAGCGGAAGGCCGAGGCGGAGAGGTACCTGAGAGAACTCGAGCGGGCAGGGGTTACCCCTGAGAGCCTGGAAAAGGAGCTAAAAGCTGTCGAGAACGCCAAGGAGGAGCTTGAGAACCTCCGCGAGGAAGTGACCGGGATAAGGGAGGAGATCGCGACTCTCAACGGACTGAAGGAGAGCCTCATCGAGAACCTCTCCAAGCTGGAAGGCGCCAGGGTCTGCCCGCTGTGCAAGAGGCCCATCGAGGAGCACGACGAGGAGGAGATACAGGCAGAGTACGACGCCGAGATAACCTCCATCGAGAAGAAGCTGAATAAGCTATCAAAGAAGCTCAAAAAACTCAATGAACGGGAAATAGAGCTCAAGGGGATTATCAAGAGGGAGTCAAAGCTCATAAGGCTGAAGAAGACGGCGGACCTCCTAAGGGAGGTCGAGGAGAAGCTGGCGAAGTACGACCTGGTGGAACTTGAGAAGGCCGCGGAGGAGTTTGAAAAGGCCAAGGCAAGGCTCATCGAGATAAAGAAGGAGCTGAGGCACCTCAGAGAGGAGCTTGAGGAGCTTGAGAAAGCAAAAGACGAGCTGGGGAGGATAGAGAAAAAGCTCCAGGAGATAGGCAGGGAAACAGGGGAGATAATGGAAAGGCTGAAGAACGAGGGCTTCGGCTCGTTCGAGGCTGTTGAGGAAAGGATGAAGGAGCTCGAGCCATCTTACCGCGAGTACCTCTCGCTCAAGGACGTCCCGGTCCAGCTTGAGAGGACGAAGAAGAAGCTCTCCCTCCTGGAGAAGAGGCTCGATGAGAGCATCGAGGCCCTCAGAAAACTGGAGGGGGGGTTCAAGGAGCTGGGGGCCGAGATGGAAAAACTCTCGCGGGAGTTCTCGGAGGAAGCCTACGCCGAGGCCGAGAAGAGGTACATGGCGACCGCGAGGGAACTTGAGAAAGCCAGAACGGAGCTCAAGGGTGCCGAAGAGCTGGGGGACGAGATGATGAAGCTCCTCGACGAGCTGAAGGCAAAGAGGAAGGAGATAGAAGGGGCCGAAAAGGAGCTGGAGACCGTCGAGAAGGCTATGGCAGACATGACCGCTTTCAAGGAGAAGGTAGCGAGGCTCAAGGCCGAGGAGGAACTCAGGGGGCTCGAGGAGGTGCAGAAGCTCGCCGGCGAGACCTTCTCGGAGATGACGGAGGGCAAGTACCAGGGGATAAAGCTCAAACGCGAGAAGAAGTTCGGAAAGGAGCGGATAGAGCTGAAGGTGCTCTACGCCGGTAACGAGGTCGGTCTGGAATTCCTGAGCGGTGGGGAGAGAATAGCGCTCGGCCTGGCCTTCCGCCTGGCGCTCTCGCTCTACAAGGTGGGGAACCTTGAGCTTCTGATCCTGGACGAGCCCACGCCCTTCCTGGATGAGGAGCGCAGGAAGAAGCTCGTGGAGATAATATCGAGCCAGCTGAGGAAGATACCGCAGGTCATAATTGTTTCCCACGACGAGGAGCTGAAGGACGCGGCGGACTACGTGATAAGGGTCCTGAACGTCGGCGGCAAGAGCCGCGTGGAGGTGGAGAGCATTGGAGCGTATTAG
- a CDS encoding metallophosphoesterase family protein produces MKFAHIADVHLGREQFNQPFRYDDYLKVFRESIEKAVKARVDFILIAGDLFHVSRPSPKTIRDAVEVLELPRRKGIPIFAIEGNHDKTIRETSVFDLLEHLGLIYTIGLKREPREGEFQRSRKISENRYLVWGQVGDVEIHGLRHHTRWQLIRQDGAVNVLKALFKGKKGILMLHQAVDYLAKDTPYQDAFDLKLNELPDGFSYYALGHIHVRRIAETAQTGLSGPLVYPGSLERTEVREASHIVRYSLRDKKPKVMESREGPKGFYIVEDFRPEFVEVDARPFYSIRVEGDSKSQLRKRVEEAASLVPKDAIAVITLEGTIKGGVSLAEFNDLLKDSGITYYTFRSRVVGETVLSKERLSEEELFTEWERELLLNLRVSPKEFSEGLTEFVSWLIGRYEKGIPEKARKVLETERKEEPEEKVSESTAKPEKPRPEKDLGKEPPKKPKPVSKPKNPSSLDAWLRRGGQ; encoded by the coding sequence ATGAAGTTCGCGCACATCGCTGACGTCCACCTCGGCAGGGAGCAGTTCAACCAGCCCTTCCGCTACGACGACTACCTCAAGGTCTTCAGGGAGTCCATCGAGAAGGCCGTGAAAGCCAGGGTGGACTTCATACTCATCGCCGGCGACCTCTTCCACGTGAGCAGGCCGTCCCCAAAGACGATACGCGACGCGGTTGAGGTCCTTGAGCTTCCGAGGCGGAAGGGAATCCCGATCTTTGCGATAGAGGGCAACCACGACAAGACCATAAGGGAAACCTCGGTCTTCGACCTCCTTGAGCATCTCGGGCTGATATACACCATCGGGCTGAAGAGGGAGCCGAGGGAGGGTGAGTTCCAGAGGAGCAGGAAGATAAGTGAGAACCGCTACCTCGTCTGGGGGCAGGTCGGGGACGTTGAAATCCACGGCCTCAGGCACCACACCCGCTGGCAGCTCATAAGGCAGGACGGCGCTGTAAACGTTCTCAAGGCACTCTTCAAGGGAAAGAAGGGCATCCTGATGCTCCACCAGGCGGTCGATTACCTCGCCAAGGACACGCCCTACCAGGACGCCTTTGACCTGAAGCTCAACGAGCTTCCCGACGGCTTTTCCTACTACGCCCTCGGCCACATCCACGTGAGGAGGATAGCGGAAACGGCCCAGACGGGCCTGAGCGGGCCTTTAGTCTATCCGGGCTCGCTGGAGAGGACGGAGGTAAGGGAGGCGAGTCACATAGTCCGCTACTCCCTGAGGGACAAAAAGCCGAAGGTCATGGAGAGCAGGGAGGGGCCGAAGGGTTTCTACATCGTCGAGGACTTTCGGCCGGAGTTCGTGGAAGTCGATGCGAGGCCGTTCTACTCGATCAGGGTGGAGGGGGATAGCAAGTCCCAGCTCAGGAAGAGGGTTGAGGAGGCCGCCTCGCTCGTCCCGAAGGACGCGATAGCGGTTATAACGCTCGAAGGGACGATTAAAGGTGGAGTGAGCCTGGCCGAGTTCAACGACCTCCTTAAAGATTCGGGGATAACGTACTACACCTTCAGGAGCAGGGTCGTTGGGGAGACGGTGCTTTCCAAGGAGAGGCTGAGCGAGGAGGAGCTGTTCACAGAATGGGAGCGGGAGCTCCTCCTGAACCTGAGGGTCTCCCCGAAGGAGTTCTCCGAGGGGCTCACCGAGTTCGTCTCCTGGCTGATTGGGAGATACGAGAAGGGAATCCCTGAAAAAGCTCGGAAAGTTCTGGAGACTGAAAGGAAGGAAGAACCCGAGGAGAAGGTGTCCGAGAGCACCGCCAAGCCGGAGAAGCCCAGACCGGAAAAAGATCTGGGGAAAGAGCCTCCCAAAAAACCCAAACCCGTTTCTAAACCCAAAAACCCATCGAGCCTCGACGCGTGGCTCAGGAGGGGTGGGCAATGA